In one window of Episyrphus balteatus chromosome 3, idEpiBalt1.1, whole genome shotgun sequence DNA:
- the LOC129913316 gene encoding uncharacterized protein LOC129913316, with translation MFKLLALFSIIAFAYAAPGVVVAPVLHPVHPIVHPVVRHAPIVPVGHVSHSVIHPAPVVKTIVPVVKPVVALHPVPVVKTIVPVHHPAVLVHH, from the exons ATGTTCAAGTTG TTGGCTCTTTTCTCAATCATCGCTTTTGCTTATGCTGCTCCCGGTGTCGTAGTTGCACCTGTATTGCATCCAGTTCATCCAATTGTGCATCCAGTTGTGCGCCATGCACCAATTGTGCCAGTAGGACATGTCAGTCATTC GGTGATCCATCCAGCTCCAGTTGTTAAGACAATTGTGCCAGTTGTTAAGCCAGTTGTTGCTCTGCATCCAGTGCCAGTTGTTAAGACTATTGTGCCAGTGCATCATCCAGCTGTTCTAGTTCATCATTGA